The following DNA comes from Candidatus Poribacteria bacterium.
TTCAGCGACTTCAGTTGGGAAAAGTTTCAAAGTCCATAAAATGTTCTAAAGTCCGTAAAGTGGTTTCCAGAGGTTTCTGGTTCATCTGCAAACTTTCTATTCGGAGGGATTAAAAGCATGAAACTACAAGAAATCCACGAAGTTGAGCAAGGAATACGTCTTGTTTGGGTGCTTGAACCTGTTGCTAAAACGGTGACGGTATATCGCTCCGAGACAGATATTGAGACATTAACACGCAACGATACACTCACCGGTGAGGATGTCGTACCAGGGTTTTCTTGTCCAATCGCACACCTATTTGAGTAGTTCGCTCTATTTGTAGTTCTAATAAAATTGTCCGAAGTGCATCGTGTGTCCTTTCAAAGCTCCCGTTAGGGCTAAATTAAAAAATGGAAACACTGCAGGGTATACTTGAACGCATCGTCTATGAGAACCCTGACACCGGCTACACAGTCGGGCGACTTTCCGCGCGCGACCATGCCGAACTCATCACTGTTGTCGGCAGCCTGGCATCCATCAATCCCGGTGAAAGCCTTCTCCTCCAAGGCGAGTGGGTAGACAATCCCAGATACGGCAGACAGTTCCAGATTGAGAAATATGAAACCATCCTACCCGCAAACATCGTCGGATTAAGAAAATACCTCGGCTCAGGTCTCATCAAAGGCATCGGTCCGAAGATGGCAGCACTCATCGTCCGAAAGTTCGGCATGGATACGATGGATGTCATTGAGTACGAACCTGACAAATTGGCGCGCGTCCCCGGCATCGGACGGAAGCGTGTAGAGATGATCAAAGAGGCGTGGGAAGCACAGCGCGAAATTAAAAACGTCATGATCTTCCTGCAATCGCACGATGTAAGCACGGCGCACGCCGCAAAGATTTACAAGACTTATGAGAGCGATGCAATCCCAATCGTCACAGAAAACCCATATCGTCTTGCCGACGACATTTACGGCATCGGATTCGTAACAGCGGACACAATCGCGCAGAAACTCGGCATAGATAAGGACGCACCGCAACGGGTGCAAGCGGGAATCAAATATGTTCTCAGCCAAAAGGCAGATGAAGGACACGTCTTTCAACACCGCTCCGAACTGATTGAGGCGTGTCAGACGATGCTTGAGCAGGAGCCGGAAGCTATTGAAGAAGGTATCTCTGCCCTCATTGAAACAGAAGAAATTATTAATCCCAGTTTTACAGACTTCTCGGATTCCGACGAACAGGTTAGCATAGACGAGATACAGGAGCACTATGAGATTTCCGAGGCAGATCAGGAACCTCTTTCAACTGACAACCGAGAACCGACGACTGATAACCCTTCCGCTATCTACCTTGCGCCTTTTTTCTATGCAGAACTCGGTGTCGCAAATCAGTTTTTGAGACTCCTGAATTCCAATGAGAGACACGGCACCGGTCACATCCAAACCGAGGCGGCATCGCTCTCCGAATTGGAGAGCGAGATGCGTATCCGTTTCGCACCGCAGCAACGTGAAGCGATCCATACAGCGATGACAGCGCGTGCCTTGATTCTTACGGGCGGACCCGGCACTGGCAAAACGACAACCACGGTCGGCATGATTCGTCTGTTTGAGGCACAAGGCAGACACATCACTTTGGCAGCACCCACTGGACGCGCCGCCAAACGCCTCAGCGAGACAACAGGCGGCGAAGCCAAAACTATCCATCGACTCCTTGAATTCTCGCCACAAATTAACGCCTTTAAACGGGACCGACACAACCCTTTAAACACGGATGTTGTCATTGTTGACGAGACATCCATGGTAGACCTCGTCCTGATGAACCGTTTGATGCAGGCAATCCGTCCGAGTACCACCGTCATCCTCATCGGTGACACCGATCAGCTTCCCTCTGTTGGTGCAGGCAATGTTCTAAAGGAACTCATCGATTCCCGAAGGATACCTGTCATTCAACTGACCGAGATATTCCGCCAAGCGCAGGAGAGCATGATCGTCACAAATGCCCATCGTATTAACAAAGGCGATTTTCCTGAACTCACTGGGGACACAGACCGAAACTTTTTCTTTATCGAGGAGGAAGATCCCGAAGAAATTACCGAATTGGTATGTTCCATCATAGCGGATCGGTTACCGCAGCACTACGATTACCATCCGGTAGACGACATCCAACTCCTATGTCCGATGCGGCGTGGGACCCTCGGCACTGAAAACCTCAACAGACGGCTCCAAGAAGTATTGAACCCGGAATATACTGCGCCGGTCTACCGTCATCCCTTGGAAAAATCGCGGTTCGGTGCCCAATCTTATGCACAAGTATCTCGCTCGAAAGACCTATCCATCACGGCGGGTGGCTTCCGTGTCGGCGATAAAGTGATGCAGATCCGAAACAACTACGACTATGACGTGTTCAACGGCGATATCGGGAGAGTTGTCGCGATTGAGCATATTGACAAGAAAGTCTACATCCAGTTTCCTGATAAACAGGTGGCTTACGATACGGCGGACCTGGGGGAACTCGTGTTGGCGTATGCAACGACGATCCATAAAGCACAGGGCAGTGAATATCCCGCTGTTGTTATCCCCTTACACACGCAGCACTATCTGATGTTACAACGGAATCTTCTTTACACCGGAATCACCCGCGCGCGCGAGCGCGTCGTAGTTGTCGGGACCAAACAGGCACTCGGCATCTGTATCCGTAACAATCAAGTCATGCAACGCAACAGCTACCTCGCCGAACGCCTTCAAGAGGCTGAAGGTAGAAATTATGGTGGGACCAAGAAATAAATAGGTTTTTGACAGACGATGTGAACGGAAGGCACTATCTACGCTGGCGAGGTTTCCTAACCTTGCCCAATTCGCAACTGAATCATAGGTGTCAATTTTAGAGCGAATAACCATTGTAGTCCCAGGTCCGGTAGGTGCTGTTTCTAACTGCGCCGGATTTGAGTCATGAACTTTGTACATACCAGAATGCCTCTTTAGTCCCGTAGGGACGGCATGTTTATAGAAATGCGATGCCTCCGTCTCCTAAGCCCTGTAAGGGCGGCATGTTTATATCTGTGGTTGCTGAAACGCTGCGAAAAACCTGAATTGACACCTATGGTGTGGTTTTCAACCGCACCGGGTCAGAAAGAGGAAGGTTCCTAGGCGGGTTGGGCAGGATACCTAAAATAGCCCGCTCCCTCGGCAGAGATGTGAAGTCAATTCGATAAGATAAGGAACAGAAATATGACACTGAAGGAACATATTGACAATATCCGCAATGGGTTGGAACGCCGACAGTTCACGAGTGAAACTGCGGTACGCCAGGGAATTATAAATCCGCTGCTTGGGCAGTTGGGTTGGCCGACATCCAAGACTCAGATTGTCTTTCCTGAATACACAGTTGAAGGAGGGAAAGTTGACTACGCACTGTGCCATCCATCCGCAATGCCACGTATTTTCATTGAGGCGAAGCAAGTTGGCAAACTTGACGGTGCGGAAAGGCAACTCTTTGAATATGCTGTCCATCAAGGTGTCAGCGTCGTTATTCTTACCGATGGACAAAAATGGATCTTTTTTTACCCACCCGGTGAAGGTACTTACGAAGAACGCAAGGTCATCGAATTGGATCTCGTCATAGGAGATCGCGCTGAAAGTGCTAACTTTCTAAACAGATACCTCAGTTATGAATCAGTACAGACAAATGAGGCATTTGCTGCAATCCGAGAAGACTATGAAAACTTTTCGCGGCAACGCGAGTTGGCGCGACATTTACCCGAAGTATGGCACAAACTCTTGCATAAAAAAAACCGGATGTTGCTGCAAACTATGATAGAAGATACTAAGAAAGTTTGTAGATACACGCCGACAGAAGAAGAGGTGCTTGCCTTTCTGAAAAGTTTAACGTCCGTACCTCAAGAAGACCCAGTTCTGCCGATTCATGCTTCGTCCGTTCCTTCAGTTCCGGATCCACAACGAAAAAAATCACGGCAATTGACAAGACTCGTTGTTACGATGCCCGATGGTGAAATAATTGAGTGCTCTAAGATAAGAGATACATTCGCTACGGTAATTGAAAAGTTAGGAGTAGAGAAAGTCGCAGCACTTGACATAATCCGGCAAAAGATCCCTCTCGTCTCAGCGTCTGAATACACAGGGTATGCCCAAAGGCAATCAGGTTCATATTACATCAGTGTGGACGCGACGACGATAGATAAGAAACGGGATCTTATGAAAATTGCCAAAGGTTTAGGGGTTGAACTAAAAGTGGAAATTATTCCGAAAGAGTGATAAATCATTGACAATCCATCTCTAACGACTTGATAACTTGAAACTGGAGAGTTTACACCACTAACTATCTAATTGGAGGAACGACGACATGAAACGAATTACGCTATTTCTCATTGGTTTACTATTATTCCTCACACAACCGTTTGGGCATGCCGAGGTTACGTTGCCGCGCGTCATCGGCAATAACATGGTACTACAACGCGACATGCAGGTCCCTATCTGGGGCTGGGCATCCGCAGGCGAAGAAATTACCGTAACCCTCACTTCCGAACCTGTCTTCTCAACCACTGTAACTGCTGACGCTGAAGGCAATTGGCAGATCAAACTTCCCGCTATGGCAGCTGGCGGTCCCTACATACTTCGAGTTAAAGGCAGCAACACGCTTGAATTGACGAACGTGCTTTTCGGTGAAGTCTGGGTCTGCTCTGGACAATCAAACATGCAGTGGTCCGTGAGTGCCTCGAAAGACAGCGAGGCAGAAATCGCTGCAGCAGACTATCCAACGATCCGATTGTTCTATGTACCGAGAAGACCTTCAGGATTACTTCAGAAAGACGTGGAAGCGGATTGGTACGAAACCACACCAGAGACAATTGCCAATTTCTCTGCCGTCGCTTACTATTTCGGTCGGAAACTGTATAAGAACCTTGATATACCGATCGGGTTAATCAACACTTCATGGGGTGGCACCCGTATTGAACCGTGGACACCCCCTGCAGGCTTTGCAACCGTGCCTGCCCTTGAATCCATATCCAAAGAGATTCAAGAGGCGGACACGAACTATCGCGGGCAACTTCCCGAAAAAATGAAGGAAATTGAGGCATGGATAGCCGAAACACGCGAGGCATTAGAAAAAGACACACCGCTTACACAGATGCCTGACAATAGACACGCCTTAAGGCATCAAGCCAGACCAACCGGACTTTACAACGGCATGGTGCATCCAATTGTTCCGTATGCAATACGCGGCGCGCTCTGGTATCAAGGTGAGTCAAATCTCCGAGACGGGATGCTCTACCACGAGAAAATGAAGGCACTCATCAATGGATGGCGCGAGGTCTGGGGACAAGGTGATTTTCCGTTCTATTTCGTCCAACTTGCACCCTTCAATTACGGCGGACGGAATGCGAATCCATTCTTCCTACCGCAAATCTGGGAGGCACAAGCGGCGACGTTGGCACTGCCAAATACCGGCATGGCTGTGACAACCGACATCGGTAATCTCAGAGACATCCATCCCCGAAACAAGCAAGAGGTTGGCAGACGATTGGCGTTGTGGGCACTTGCGAAAACCTACGGTAGAGACGATGTAACCAACTCCGGTCCACTTTATGAGTCGATGAAGGTAGAGGAGAGCACAATCCGACTCAGTTTTGACTATGTCGGTAGCGGCTTGATGGCACGGGATGAGAAACCACTCACATGGTTTGAGATCGCAGGTGAGGATAAGCAGTTCGTTGAGGCGAAAGCCATAATTGATGGCGACACAATCGTCGTCTCCAGTGATGCTGTTGCGAATCCGGTCGCTGTCCGATTCGGTTGGCATCAGAGCGCGGAACCGAATTTCGTGAACAAGGAAGGATTACCTGCATCCCCATTCCGTACGGATTCATGGTAAAATAGCCGAAGGACTTGACTTATCCATTCCGCTATCTAATTGAAGGAGCAAAGGTATGGAACTAACTCTGCTATTTCTCATCGGTTTTCTACCACTTCTCATCGGAAATTTCGCGTATTCCGGGGTCACATTACCGCGTGTCTTCGGCAGTAACATGGTGCTGCAGCACAACAGGCAGGCACCTATCTGGGGGTGGGCATCCCCAGGCGAAGAGATCACGATAACACTCAGTGCTGAAGTCGAAGATGTAGAACCGCTTTCAACAACAACCGCAGTTGCCGACGCTGATGGCAATTGGCAAACTAAACTCCCCGCTATGGCAGCTGGGGGTCCCTACACACTCCGAATCACAGGTAGTAACACCCTTGAACTGACGAACGTGCTTTTCGGTGAAGTCTGGGTCTGTTCCGGGCAGTCAAACATGGAATGGCCCGTAAGTGCCTCAAACAATAGCGAGGAAGAGATCGCCGCGGCGATGTATCCGAAGGTCCGACTGTTCCATATCCCGCGAGTCCCATCAGGTTTACCTCAGCAAGATGTAGAGGCGGATTGGTACAAGACCACACCTGAGACGATTCCGAATTTCTCCGCTGTCGCTTACTATTTCGGGCGAAAACTCTATAAGAACCTTGATGTACCGATCGGGCTAATCAACACGTCGTGGGGCGGGACCCTCATCGAACCGTGGACACCCCCTGTGGGTCTCGCTGGTGTGCCTGCACTTGCGTCCATAAACAAGGAAGTCGAAAACATACAGGCGAACTATCGTTCACAACTCCCAGACAAAATAAACGCGATAGAAGCGTGGATAGCCGAGACCCGTAAAGCGTTAGAAACCGAGGCACAGATTAAACCGATGCCTGACAATACGCATCCGTTAATGGATCAAGGGAGACCGACTGCACTCTACAA
Coding sequences within:
- a CDS encoding sialate O-acetylesterase, which translates into the protein MELTLLFLIGFLPLLIGNFAYSGVTLPRVFGSNMVLQHNRQAPIWGWASPGEEITITLSAEVEDVEPLSTTTAVADADGNWQTKLPAMAAGGPYTLRITGSNTLELTNVLFGEVWVCSGQSNMEWPVSASNNSEEEIAAAMYPKVRLFHIPRVPSGLPQQDVEADWYKTTPETIPNFSAVAYYFGRKLYKNLDVPIGLINTSWGGTLIEPWTPPVGLAGVPALASINKEVENIQANYRSQLPDKINAIEAWIAETRKALETEAQIKPMPDNTHPLMDQGRPTALYNGMVHPIVPYAIRGALWYQGESNHQDGMIYHEKMKALIKGWREIWGQGDFPFYFVQLAPFNYGNQDGSQFFLPQIWEAQTATLALPNTGMAVTTDIGDPRDVHPRNKQGVGRRLALWALAKDYGRDDVIYSGPLYKSMAVEGNTIRLMFDHVGSGLTSRDEKPLTWFQIAGEDKEFVEAEATIDGDTVVVSSDTIANPVAVRFGWHQSAEPNFVNKEGLPASPFRTHPW
- a CDS encoding 9-O-acetylesterase, producing the protein MKRITLFLIGLLLFLTQPFGHAEVTLPRVIGNNMVLQRDMQVPIWGWASAGEEITVTLTSEPVFSTTVTADAEGNWQIKLPAMAAGGPYILRVKGSNTLELTNVLFGEVWVCSGQSNMQWSVSASKDSEAEIAAADYPTIRLFYVPRRPSGLLQKDVEADWYETTPETIANFSAVAYYFGRKLYKNLDIPIGLINTSWGGTRIEPWTPPAGFATVPALESISKEIQEADTNYRGQLPEKMKEIEAWIAETREALEKDTPLTQMPDNRHALRHQARPTGLYNGMVHPIVPYAIRGALWYQGESNLRDGMLYHEKMKALINGWREVWGQGDFPFYFVQLAPFNYGGRNANPFFLPQIWEAQAATLALPNTGMAVTTDIGNLRDIHPRNKQEVGRRLALWALAKTYGRDDVTNSGPLYESMKVEESTIRLSFDYVGSGLMARDEKPLTWFEIAGEDKQFVEAKAIIDGDTIVVSSDAVANPVAVRFGWHQSAEPNFVNKEGLPASPFRTDSW
- a CDS encoding ATP-dependent RecD-like DNA helicase — its product is METLQGILERIVYENPDTGYTVGRLSARDHAELITVVGSLASINPGESLLLQGEWVDNPRYGRQFQIEKYETILPANIVGLRKYLGSGLIKGIGPKMAALIVRKFGMDTMDVIEYEPDKLARVPGIGRKRVEMIKEAWEAQREIKNVMIFLQSHDVSTAHAAKIYKTYESDAIPIVTENPYRLADDIYGIGFVTADTIAQKLGIDKDAPQRVQAGIKYVLSQKADEGHVFQHRSELIEACQTMLEQEPEAIEEGISALIETEEIINPSFTDFSDSDEQVSIDEIQEHYEISEADQEPLSTDNREPTTDNPSAIYLAPFFYAELGVANQFLRLLNSNERHGTGHIQTEAASLSELESEMRIRFAPQQREAIHTAMTARALILTGGPGTGKTTTTVGMIRLFEAQGRHITLAAPTGRAAKRLSETTGGEAKTIHRLLEFSPQINAFKRDRHNPLNTDVVIVDETSMVDLVLMNRLMQAIRPSTTVILIGDTDQLPSVGAGNVLKELIDSRRIPVIQLTEIFRQAQESMIVTNAHRINKGDFPELTGDTDRNFFFIEEEDPEEITELVCSIIADRLPQHYDYHPVDDIQLLCPMRRGTLGTENLNRRLQEVLNPEYTAPVYRHPLEKSRFGAQSYAQVSRSKDLSITAGGFRVGDKVMQIRNNYDYDVFNGDIGRVVAIEHIDKKVYIQFPDKQVAYDTADLGELVLAYATTIHKAQGSEYPAVVIPLHTQHYLMLQRNLLYTGITRARERVVVVGTKQALGICIRNNQVMQRNSYLAERLQEAEGRNYGGTKK
- a CDS encoding type I restriction enzyme HsdR N-terminal domain-containing protein — protein: MTLKEHIDNIRNGLERRQFTSETAVRQGIINPLLGQLGWPTSKTQIVFPEYTVEGGKVDYALCHPSAMPRIFIEAKQVGKLDGAERQLFEYAVHQGVSVVILTDGQKWIFFYPPGEGTYEERKVIELDLVIGDRAESANFLNRYLSYESVQTNEAFAAIREDYENFSRQRELARHLPEVWHKLLHKKNRMLLQTMIEDTKKVCRYTPTEEEVLAFLKSLTSVPQEDPVLPIHASSVPSVPDPQRKKSRQLTRLVVTMPDGEIIECSKIRDTFATVIEKLGVEKVAALDIIRQKIPLVSASEYTGYAQRQSGSYYISVDATTIDKKRDLMKIAKGLGVELKVEIIPKE
- a CDS encoding Uma2 family endonuclease, whose amino-acid sequence is MKLQEIHEVEQGIRLVWVLEPVAKTVTVYRSETDIETLTRNDTLTGEDVVPGFSCPIAHLFE